A stretch of Myxococcus hansupus DNA encodes these proteins:
- a CDS encoding RrF2 family transcriptional regulator, with amino-acid sequence MHLTLHADYSLRVLLYLATRTGRPVSTQEMADAYGISKHHLVRVVQTLAGQGVVDARAGRSGGVTLARAPADIRVGSVLRAAEPDFHLVECFDRERNTCPIAPACGLKGVLSEAREAFLAVLDKYTLADLLDRSRPNLADYFLSTAAP; translated from the coding sequence GTGCACCTCACCCTCCACGCCGACTACTCGCTGCGGGTGCTGCTCTATCTGGCCACGCGCACGGGGCGGCCCGTGTCCACCCAGGAGATGGCGGATGCCTATGGCATCTCCAAGCATCACCTGGTGCGGGTGGTGCAGACGTTGGCGGGGCAGGGGGTGGTGGACGCGCGGGCGGGGCGCTCGGGTGGTGTGACGCTGGCGCGCGCCCCGGCGGACATCCGCGTGGGCAGCGTGCTGCGCGCCGCGGAGCCGGACTTCCACCTGGTGGAGTGCTTCGACCGGGAGCGCAACACCTGTCCCATCGCGCCCGCGTGTGGCCTCAAGGGGGTGTTGTCCGAGGCCCGCGAGGCCTTCCTCGCGGTGTTGGACAAGTACACGCTGGCGGACCTGCTCGACCGCTCCCGGCCAAACCTCGCGGACTATTTCCTCTCCACGGCGGCCCCGTGA